TACGTCACAGGCTGCTAACAGAGGTTTTTTGCCTTTAGATTTCAACTTTCCTGCCAGCTTTGCGGTAGTCGTTGTTTTTCCGGCACCCTGAAGTCCTACCATCATGAGAACAGTCACTTCATTTCCTGACTTTAAGGCAATCTCTGTTGTCTCGCTTCCCATAAGCTTCACAAGCTCTTCGTTTACGATTTTGATTACCATCTGTCCCGGATTCAAACCGGACATTACATCCTGTCCAATGGCTCTTTCCTGTACCGCTTTCATAAACTGTTTTACTACCTTAAAGCTTACATCGGCTTCTAATAAAGCCATTTTTACTTCTTTTAAGGCAGCTTTTACATCGGCTTCCGTCAGACGGCCTTTTTTTCTTAAGTTTTTGAATACATTCTGTAATTTGTCTGTTAAGCTTTCAAATGCCATCTGTTATAACTCCTCTAAAATTTCCTGAGAAATATTTTCCACTTGGAAAACTAATTCCTGTTTGCTAAGCTTTTCACATTTCTTACTCAGTTCGTGAATACGATGAACTTTTTCTTTGATACTTAAAAACTTTTCTACCAAATGCAGCTTTGCCTCATAATCCTGCAAAGCTTTATTGCAGCGCTTAATGTTATCATGTACTCCCTGACGGCTAATTCCCAAGTCGTCAGCTACTTCACTGAGCGAGTAGTCATTTAAGACCACATCTTCATAAATTCTTCTCTGATGAACTGTCAGCAGTTCACCATAGAAATCATACAGTAAAGTCTGCTCTACAAATTTCTCCATTCGCATCACCTTGCTTATCATACAACAGACTTTTTACTCTGTCAAGTATTTTTTCTTGACAACTTTTCATTTCTGAATTCATCCATACTTCCGCTTCGAAATCCCTGTATATCTAAAGTGATATACTGAAATCCTCTTTTCTGCAAAGCTTCTGTTATTTCCTGCGATTTTTCCAAAAAAGCTCCAAAGTCTGCTTTTGGAATTTCAATTCTGCAAATCTCTCCGTGGAGTCTTATTCGTACTACGGAAAAGCCTTGTTTTTTTAAATATTCCTCTCCTAAAGCAATTTTCTCCAAAGCTTCTGTTTTAATTTCTGTTCCATAAGGAAGCCTTGTGGCAAGACATGGTGTTGACGGGCGACTTGCCACAGAAACGCTCAGCTCCTCTGCCAGTTTTCTTACCTCCTCTTTGGTAAATCCAGCTTCTGCCAGCGGACTGAATACTCCCAGCTCTTTGATTGCCCTTAATCCCGGACGATACACATGCAAATCATCCTCGTTTGTTCCTTCCATGACAACAGAAATCCCCTGACTTTTCGCATACTCCAAAAGCTTCTGAAATAAAGTTTTTTTGCAAAGATAACATCTGTCTTTTGGATTAAACCGAATTTCTTCCTGCTCTAATTCATTGACAAAAACCACTTTATGAACCGCACCGGCTTCTTTTGCTACTTTTTGAGCAATTTCCAAATCACAGGGCGGATGCAAAACCGTATGGAAGGTTACTGCATGAATATTCCCTGCTTTTTTCTGTTGCTTCATACATTCTTTTGCCAGCATTAAAAGAAGACTGCTGTCCACGCCTCCCGAAAAAGCAATACAAATATCTTCTTTTGTGTATTCTTTCATTTTTTCATATAAGTCCCGCTTCTTTTCTTCATAGGTCTTCATAATATCCTCCCGCCACGGCAGATGCTTCATCATACACATCTCTGTAAGCTCTGCCTGTTTCTTCGCACACCTTTTTTACCGTTTCAAATTCCGGATAACAAAATTTCTGCCCGTGGTGTTCACATACTTTTACAGTTACTTTCTGTCCGTCTTTTAACTGGATTTCTTTAAAAGTTCTGGGCAAAATTCTACGGTTTTCTTCGTATCTGCGTAATCCTATACTGGTAGTTTCTCGAAAAATAATATCTTCCAGCTTTTCCTGCTGCTCTTTTTTGCATAATACCTGCAGCATATAAGCAACTCTGTTTTTCTTCATATAAATAGGAAAGCAAGAAGCATCTAATGCGCCTGCTTTCATTAAACACTCTATGGCATACCCCAATTGTTCTCCACTGCAGTCATCCACATTCGTTTCTAAAACCTGTACCGTATCTTTTGCTTTTTCTGAAATTTCTGTATCCGAACACAGCAAAAGTTTTATTACACTGTCTTTATCACCTTTTTCTATAATTGTCTGTACCAAATAACCGGGTGTTTTTTCTGTTTTCCATTCTCCGAAAACAGCCAGAAAACAGACAATTCCCAGGCTTAAAAGCTCTCCCTTTTCCGGCTGCAATTCTATAGGAATATGATACCTCTGTAAAATATGAAAAATAGAAACAGATTTCTCCTCAAGAGTTTCTTCATTATTTCCTTCAGTAAGAGAAGAAATACAGATTTTCTCACATTCCAGTGCATCTAATAGTTTCCCCAGTTCCTCCTGCTGCTTTTTATCTTCTTCTCTGTCTTTTCCTGCTTCTTCTAATAAATCATAGACCTGTATAAGTCTTTGTTCAGTTTCCTCTTTTAATTTATTTTTTACAGATAAGTTCTGCTGTTTTACCAGTTTTGTTAAAGCTTGTATTAAAACATTACAATTTAACCCATTTCTACATGTCAGATAAAGTCTTTTCCCCATCTTTTTATCCCTTCATCGTTTTTCAGTAAATTTTATCACATTTCCACTTTCCTGAACAGTCTAAAGAAAATCCATATTTTTATATTGTATCTTGGTTTTTCCAATGATAAAATATTTTTATACTGCCAGAATAGCAAAAGTGCACAGCACGAAACAATTCGTCAGGCATCTTTTCATAAATAACAGGAGGATTGAAAATGGAAGTATCAAATGTATATTTTACAGATTTAAGAGTGAAAAACGGCGATAATCTTCTCACAAAACTGCAAAGATTAATCAAAACTGCCGGAATTGGAAATATTGATTTTACAGACAAATATGTTGCTATTAAAATGCACTTCGGGGAACCTGGAAATCTTGCATTTCTTCGCCCTAATTATGCTAAAGCAGTTGCTGATATAGTAAAAGAATTAGGTGGAAAACCTTTTCTCACAGACTGCAACACCTTATATGTAGGAGGAAGAAAAAATGCTCTCGACCATTTAGACAGTGCCAATTTAAATGGCTTTAATCCAACTACAACAGGCTGCCAGATTATCATTGCAGATGGTCTGAAGGGTACGGATGAAACACTGGTTCCTGTAGAGGGCGGCACTTACATAAAAGAAGCCAAAATCGGACGTGCAGTTATGGATGCAGATGTTTTTATCTCTTTAAGCCACTTCAAAGGACATGAATCAACAGGATTTGGCGGTGCCTTAAAAAACATCGGAATGGGTTGTGGCTCCAGAGCCGGAAAAATGGAAATGCATTCTGCCGGAAAACCTCACGTAGACCAAAATTTATGCGTTGGATGTCAAATGTGTGCAAAAATTTGTGCCCATGACGCTCCAGAATTTGAAAATAAAAAAGCAACCATTAACCACGATAAATGTGTTGGCTGCGGAAGATGTATTGGTGTCTGTCCAAAAGATGCAATTTTATCTGCTTCTGACGAGTCAAATGAAATCTTAAACTGCAAAATTGCAGAATACACAAAGGCAGTTATTGACAATCGCCCTCATTTCCATATCAGTCTGGTAATCGATGTATCTCCATATTGTGACTGCCATGGAGAAAATGACGCTGCCATCGTTCCAAATGTAGGAATGTTTGCTTCTTTCGATCCCGTAGCTCTTGATATGGCCTGTGCAGAAGCCGTAAATGCTCAACCTGTTCTTTCTAACAGTATGTTGGGAGATTGCAGTGAAGAAGAAAGAGCTTGCCACAATCACGACCACTTCCATAGCATTTTCCCTGAAACCTGTTGGGAAACAGCTATTTCTCATGGAGAAAAAATCGGAATTGGAAACAGTAAATATAAACTTATTACAGTGAAATAATACTTTATCAAAAAAAGTGTGCTTTATTTTTTTAGGAACCATAAATAAAGCACACTTTAAATTATTATAAATATCTTTAATTCTTTATTACCACTGTATTATAGAGATGATTAAGTGGTCCTCTGCCCTTTCCCAAATCCAGTCCAGCCTCAATGGCTCCAGTGAGATATTCCTTGGCATTTTTTACACTTTCCTGTAAAGAATACCCTTTGGCAAGGTTACATGCAATGGCAGAAGACAGAGTACAGCCTGTACCATGTGTATTGGGATTTTCAATTTTTTCTTTGCAATACCAGATTTCTTTCTCATTTTCATAGAGAAGATCATCTGCTCCCTGCGTCAAATGTCCACCTTTTACCAAAACTGCTCCCTGCGTATATTTTCCAATTTCTGCTGCTGCCAATACCATATCTTCCTGACTCTTTATCTCTATTCCCGAAAGAACCTCAGCCTCAAAAAGATTAGGTGTCAATACTTTTCCTAAAGGAAAAAGCTGTTCCTTCATCACTTTACAAGCTTCTTGCTGCATCAGTCTGCTTCCACTTGTCGATACCATAACTGTATCCACTACAATATTTTTCACCTGATATTCCCGTAATTTTTCAGAAATAACACAGACAATCTCGCTATTTGGAACCATTCCGATTTTCACAGCATCCGGATAAATATCCTGAAAAATACAATCCAACTGCTTTGCTATAAATTCCGGAGATACTTCCACAATATCATAAACACCTGTAGTATTCTGCGCTGTTAATGCAGTAATCGCTGTCATGGCATACATATTATGTGCACAAATAGTTTTGATATCTGCTTGAATTCCTGCGCCTCCGCTACAATCCGAACCTGCAATACTTAATACTTTTTTCATTTTTCTTTTACCTCCTGCTGTGTAATTTCCTTTGACAGCTTTAAAAATCTCTGACAAGCACTTTCTATATCTTTTTGAGCATAAATTCCTGAAATCACTGCAACACCTGAAATACCGCAGTCCCTTAATTTTGTTATATTTTCTTCCTTAATGCCGCCAATTGCCACAACCGGAATAGCTACTGCCTGACAAATAGACCTCAAACGTTCTGTTGTAATTACTTCTGCCTCTGTTTTTGTAGAAGTTGCAAACATAGCCCCTACTCCCAAATAATCTGCTCCCATTTGTTCTGCTTTTTTTGCATCCTCTACAGTGCGACAAGACACTCCCAAAATTTTATCTGCTCCCAGCTTTTGTCTGGCTTCTCCTGCTTCCATATCCTTTTGTCCTACATGAACACCGGCTGCATCTACCTGTAATGCAATTTCCACATCATCATTGATAATGAAAGGCACACCATACTTGTCCGTCAATTTCTTCACTTCTTGTGCTTCTTTTAAAAACTCCTCCCTGCTTAAATTCTTTTCACGAAGCTGCAATAAAGTAACTCCACCCTTCAAAGAATCCTCAATTTGCTCCAAAAAACTCTTTTCTCCTATCCAGCTTCTATCCGTAACTGCATATAAACACATATTTTTTCTTTCTAATCTCATTTTTTCCCCTATCCTGTTTTTTATATTATAATGACTGTGAATTTCCAGCATTTACAGCTATAAAGTAAAAAACCGGAAAACGCCTGCACGTTTCCCGGTTTTCACATTCATCTCCCTACGCTGGCATTACCCATATCAGGTTAAAGGGTCGAAGTTGATAACTTCCTCTCAGCCCGCCCACGGACTCCCCTGCTGACTTTAATTTAATTTTTCTGTCCACTCTTTTTCCTTAAAGCCTGTAAGGACAAAATCATTCCCTACAAGCACAGGTCGTTTTACCAGCATACCATCTGAAGCCAGAAGCTCAAGCTGTTCTTCCTCTGTCATAGCAGGCAGCTTATCCTTTAGCTTCAATTCTTTGTATTTCATTCCGCTGGTATTAAAGAAACGCTTCAAAGGAAGTCCGCTTTTTTCATACCAAGCCTTGAGTTCTTCCTTAGAAGGATTGTCTTCTACAATATGACGCTCCTCAAATTCCACCTGATTTTCTACAAGCCATTTCTTTGCCTTCTGACAGGTACTGCATTTGGGATATTCTACAAATAATATCATATACAACCTCTTAATTATAATCTGTCTGCGTTGGAAGCCATAAATTTATATTCTGCCACAGAACGGTCAAAGCCTTTAATGTGGTCGAATAACCAATCTACTACATTTTTCTTAACCTGAGCTACAAACGCTTCTGTCGGTCCTTCTTCCTCTTCCAGCATTTCCTGAAGTTCTTTTACAGCATTTTTAAATTCTGCATGTTTTACTTTATGTTCTTCGATTCCCGGATACTGAATTTCTTCCTGTAATTTTTCTTCTGCGCTGAAATGAAATTCTGTATAATCTAATAAGTAATCCAACATTTTAATTGCTTTCACTTTGCCCTGTCCGTCTTCGCAGCTTTCTAAAAGCTGGTTAATACGTTCAATCAGTTCTTTATGTTGTCCATCAATCATTTCATTTCCGGTTACTAATGTTTCATCAAATTCTGCTCTCATTTTCTTTCCCTCCAGTGGTTTTTTTATAGTGTAACACAATTTTTTTCAGTTTCCAATAGGCTTTTTTCTACTTTCTTTGAGCATATAGACGACCACTGACAATTTCCGCATATCTTTTGACGTTCTCCTGAAGAAATAATCCTCTCCTCCACCAGCTTTGCAAAATCATTCCAGAAAATTTTTATTCCCTCAGCCAGCCCGCAGCATTTTAGAACTTCTCTGTCATAATGCAGAACAAGCTCCCATGTATTGCAGACTCCGTTTTCTAAATTCGGGCATTTTTTACAGATTTCATCCCCACAGGCAACCACCTCGACCTCTGGATTTTTCTGCATTTCTTCATAAATTTTCTGCATGTGAGCCGTAAATTCATTACTATATCCTTTTCCTTCAAAAAAATGAAGGCACATACCATGATGTGCCCTGATTTTCAAACCTTCCTGTTTCATCTTCTGACTGCTCCTTTTAATCTTCCGCTTAATATTACCGCCAAAGCAATTTTTAAAATATCCGGTATCACAAACGGAAATACGCACCAGCCCAGAACTGCTAAAATTCCCACTTCACCGGTCTGATGAGTATATACTGCCATAAACCATAAGGTTCCTACTGCATAGCATGCCAATAATCCTACAAGCATAGAGAGAATTTGTATCTTTTTTCCTTTTCCGAAAGCACGTTCCATACCCCACATCACAAGAGCGGATGCCAGAAATCCTACAATATAGCCTCCTGTTGTTCCTGTAAGAACACCAATTCCGCCAGAAAAGCCTGCGAAAACGGGAATTCCGATAGCTCCCAGTAAAATATACACCAAAACAGCCATCGTTCCCCTTTTACCGCCCAGAATTCCCACTGCCAGAAAAACGCCTAAGGTTTGCAAGGTAAAAGGAACTGCTGCCGGAATGGAAATCCATGAGCAGATTGCGATTAATACCGTAAACATGCTAATATACACTAAATCATAAGTTTTGTTGTTTTCTTTTGCCATTATCATTTTTCGTTACCTTTCTTCTGTCCTTATTTTTGCAAAGGTATCGTATCACAATCCGCCTTTAATTGTCAACTATATTTTATTTTTAGGTTTACAATCATTCATTTTCTGCTGCTGTGCGAGCCTTTTGAGTAAAATCCTTTCCTCCCGCTGCATACCATTCTTTCACAAAAGTATCAAAATAGCCCACCGTTTTTTCACCACAGACAATCTGTATAAAGGTCTGCTGCTCCAATTTCAAAAGGTCTTCTCCGACCTTTAAGCCTTCTCCTGAAAGAGGCAGGGGCTGACGGCTTTTAAAATTCAAGTCCACCAGTGTGCCTACTGCCGTAATACGGGAGGTATAGGCGGCCCAGGCATTTGCCGTAGTCAGATTTCCGTCTAAATAAGCCTTACACGTACGATAATAAGACTTTTCAAGCCCTGTCAAGGAGGAGGACGGCTTTTCTTTGTTCAGCGCATTTCGAATATTTTCCGTTGTCTGATACAGTGTATCCCGATAATCCACGTTAATGTTCAACGGTCTTGCCGTAGGGTCTACATTTAATGAAAAATACTCATTTACTTCATTTGCCTCTTTGTCATCATAGCGGGAATAATCAAAAATCACACTGATATACTTTGCCACAATTTCCGGATGCTCATATCCTTTTCGCACCACCACATAAAGTCTGTCCTCAAAGGTTTCATACTCCTGCAATACATTTTCATCCTCTTTTGTAAAGAAATAAGGCGTCCATTCCGCATTTTTATCATAATCATAAGACTCCATCAGAGGATTATTCGGCGCCCACCATTTTCCGAAAAAAGCTCCGCATTTCCCATTTTTGATTAGCTCCTCTATATTCTCTGAGGTACGTAAAAGAAATTTTTTATCCAAAACGCCTTTTGTATACAGTG
The DNA window shown above is from Blautia hansenii DSM 20583 and carries:
- the ylxM gene encoding YlxM family DNA-binding protein, with protein sequence MEKFVEQTLLYDFYGELLTVHQRRIYEDVVLNDYSLSEVADDLGISRQGVHDNIKRCNKALQDYEAKLHLVEKFLSIKEKVHRIHELSKKCEKLSKQELVFQVENISQEILEEL
- the larE gene encoding ATP-dependent sacrificial sulfur transferase LarE: MKTYEEKKRDLYEKMKEYTKEDICIAFSGGVDSSLLLMLAKECMKQQKKAGNIHAVTFHTVLHPPCDLEIAQKVAKEAGAVHKVVFVNELEQEEIRFNPKDRCYLCKKTLFQKLLEYAKSQGISVVMEGTNEDDLHVYRPGLRAIKELGVFSPLAEAGFTKEEVRKLAEELSVSVASRPSTPCLATRLPYGTEIKTEALEKIALGEEYLKKQGFSVVRIRLHGEICRIEIPKADFGAFLEKSQEITEALQKRGFQYITLDIQGFRSGSMDEFRNEKLSRKNT
- the larC gene encoding nickel insertion protein → MGKRLYLTCRNGLNCNVLIQALTKLVKQQNLSVKNKLKEETEQRLIQVYDLLEEAGKDREEDKKQQEELGKLLDALECEKICISSLTEGNNEETLEEKSVSIFHILQRYHIPIELQPEKGELLSLGIVCFLAVFGEWKTEKTPGYLVQTIIEKGDKDSVIKLLLCSDTEISEKAKDTVQVLETNVDDCSGEQLGYAIECLMKAGALDASCFPIYMKKNRVAYMLQVLCKKEQQEKLEDIIFRETTSIGLRRYEENRRILPRTFKEIQLKDGQKVTVKVCEHHGQKFCYPEFETVKKVCEETGRAYRDVYDEASAVAGGYYEDL
- a CDS encoding DUF362 domain-containing protein, encoding MEVSNVYFTDLRVKNGDNLLTKLQRLIKTAGIGNIDFTDKYVAIKMHFGEPGNLAFLRPNYAKAVADIVKELGGKPFLTDCNTLYVGGRKNALDHLDSANLNGFNPTTTGCQIIIADGLKGTDETLVPVEGGTYIKEAKIGRAVMDADVFISLSHFKGHESTGFGGALKNIGMGCGSRAGKMEMHSAGKPHVDQNLCVGCQMCAKICAHDAPEFENKKATINHDKCVGCGRCIGVCPKDAILSASDESNEILNCKIAEYTKAVIDNRPHFHISLVIDVSPYCDCHGENDAAIVPNVGMFASFDPVALDMACAEAVNAQPVLSNSMLGDCSEEERACHNHDHFHSIFPETCWETAISHGEKIGIGNSKYKLITVK
- the thiD gene encoding bifunctional hydroxymethylpyrimidine kinase/phosphomethylpyrimidine kinase; this encodes MKKVLSIAGSDCSGGAGIQADIKTICAHNMYAMTAITALTAQNTTGVYDIVEVSPEFIAKQLDCIFQDIYPDAVKIGMVPNSEIVCVISEKLREYQVKNIVVDTVMVSTSGSRLMQQEACKVMKEQLFPLGKVLTPNLFEAEVLSGIEIKSQEDMVLAAAEIGKYTQGAVLVKGGHLTQGADDLLYENEKEIWYCKEKIENPNTHGTGCTLSSAIACNLAKGYSLQESVKNAKEYLTGAIEAGLDLGKGRGPLNHLYNTVVIKN
- the thiE gene encoding thiamine phosphate synthase; the encoded protein is MRLERKNMCLYAVTDRSWIGEKSFLEQIEDSLKGGVTLLQLREKNLSREEFLKEAQEVKKLTDKYGVPFIINDDVEIALQVDAAGVHVGQKDMEAGEARQKLGADKILGVSCRTVEDAKKAEQMGADYLGVGAMFATSTKTEAEVITTERLRSICQAVAIPVVAIGGIKEENITKLRDCGISGVAVISGIYAQKDIESACQRFLKLSKEITQQEVKEK
- a CDS encoding arsenate reductase family protein, giving the protein MILFVEYPKCSTCQKAKKWLVENQVEFEERHIVEDNPSKEELKAWYEKSGLPLKRFFNTSGMKYKELKLKDKLPAMTEEEQLELLASDGMLVKRPVLVGNDFVLTGFKEKEWTEKLN
- a CDS encoding bacteriohemerythrin; translated protein: MRAEFDETLVTGNEMIDGQHKELIERINQLLESCEDGQGKVKAIKMLDYLLDYTEFHFSAEEKLQEEIQYPGIEEHKVKHAEFKNAVKELQEMLEEEEGPTEAFVAQVKKNVVDWLFDHIKGFDRSVAEYKFMASNADRL
- a CDS encoding DUF1284 domain-containing protein, giving the protein MKQEGLKIRAHHGMCLHFFEGKGYSNEFTAHMQKIYEEMQKNPEVEVVACGDEICKKCPNLENGVCNTWELVLHYDREVLKCCGLAEGIKIFWNDFAKLVEERIISSGERQKICGNCQWSSICSKKVEKSLLETEKNCVTL